Genomic DNA from Mesorhizobium sp. 131-2-1:
CTGCCCTTCATCGCCGCCAAGCGGCCAGGGCTAAGCGATTTCCTTTCGGCACTGACATCGTTCGCGGCAAGGAAAGACGGCGAAACTTCGGCCTCCGGCAAGTAATCGGCGCGGCCAAGTGACGAAGCATTAACCAATCTTGTTCATGGTCTGACACGTCTAGCAAACAGCGTCCTTGCTGCCGGGTGTCGTCTATGAAAAGTGTAAATCTGTCCTGCGTCCTGTCTTTCGCGGTCGCGGTTGCGGCACCTTTGAGCCTTGCCGAAAAGGCCTTTGGCGCAGAACCCGACAAACAGTTCTTCCGGTCGGTCGAAGGCAAGTGGGTCGGCCCCGGCGAAATCGTCGCCGGCAAGTACAAGGGCACAAAGTTCACCTGCAATTTCAATGGCTCGACGCCTGACGGCAAGACAGGCATGACGCTCGACGGCGATTGCCGGGTCGGCGTGTTCACCCAGAAGATGTCTGCGACCGTCGAACGCAAGGGTCGCGAAGGCTACAAGGGCAACTTCATGGGTGGATCGTCCGGCAACGGGCTCGACATTATCGGCGGCAATGTCGTCGACGCCCAGAAGGTCGTGTTCACCATCAACCGCAATCAATTGAACGGCGTCATGCAGGCACGCATCCCCGACGACAATTCAATGACGGTGACGGTCGCCGTGCGCGTCAACAAGCAGCTGGTGCCGGTGATCGGCATGAGCCTGAAGCGGGTCGACACCGTCGAGGTCGGCTCCATCGCTCCGAACTGATATCCAACAACAGCAACGAAAAAGGCGGCGGCCTCGGGCCACCGCCTTTTTCGTTTTCGATTCGGACGCTCAGCCCTTGATGGCGGCAGTCACTTCGTCATAGGCCTTGCAGGCCTCGGCCAAAGTCGAGGCGTCCTTGTACTTGTCCGTCACAGCCTGGACCTTGGCCGACAGGTCGGCTGCCTTGGACGGATCCTTGGTGATCGCTTCCTGCAGCGCGGCAGTCATGTCCTGCGCCTTCTTGGTCGCCATTTCGGCGGTGCACTCAGGCGCCTTCGAGCAGGCCGAACCAGCCAGCGCCGCAACACCCACGGCGACGAGCAAAAACTTCTTCATGTCAGTCATCTCCTCAAAAAAGGCAGCGGCTTGATCGCCGCTCCCTCCCATGGCCGAAGCCAAGCGTCCCTTAACGGTCGATTGTGGCAGCACGCAACGCGTGCACCGCATAAACTTGTGTAACGCGCCTGCAACACAGGCAGAGGCCGGATACGCACTGTTCGCCGCCGGCGATGCCCCTATCCTTGCGTCGCGACCCCGCGACATGCGAGGAAGCCTGCAGAAACGGAAAAGGCGGCATGGCGGCGGAAACATCGGGCAGCGATCTGATCCAAGTGGTGGCGCTGCTCGCCGCCGGCGTCGTCGCCGTCCCGATCTTCAAGCGCATGGGGCTCGGCTCCATCCTCGGCTACCTCGCCGCCGGCGTGGTCATCGGCCCGTTCGGCCTTAGAATCTTCTCCGAATCGGAAGCTATCCTTCACGTCGCCGAGCTCGGCGTCGTGATGTTCCTGTTCATCATCGGGCTGGAGATGCAGCCGTCGCGGCTCTGGGGGCTGCGCCGCGAGATCTTCGGCCTCGGCGCGCTGCAGGTCGGCGTCTGCGCGGCACTGCTCACCAGCGTCGGACTGGCCGGCGGCTTCCCGGTCGCGCAATCCTTCGTCGCCGGCGCCGGCTTTGTGCTGACCTCGACGGCGATCGTCATGCAACTCCTGGAGGAGCGTGGCGAGATCGCGACACCCAAAGGCCAGCGAATCGTTTCCATCCTGCTGCTGGAGGACCTCGCGATCGTACCGCTCCTGGCACTGATCGCTTTCCTGGCGCCGGGCGGCGCCGAGATGAGCCTGTCGCAGCGGCTGACCGAGGTCGGCATCGGCCTTGCCGCGATCGTCGGCCTAGTGGTGGCAGGACGTTATCTGCTCAATCCGTTCTTCCGCATCCTGGCGGAGGCCCGCGCCCGCGAGGTGATGACGGCGGCGGCGCTGCTGGTGGTGCTCGGGTCGGCGCTCGCAATGCAGCTTTCGGGCCTGTCCATGGCGATGGGCGCGTTCCTCGCCGGCGTGCTGCTCTCCGAATCGACCTTCCGCCATCAGCTCGAGGCCGACATCGAGCCGTTCCGCGGCATCCTACTCGGCCTGTTCTTCCTTGCCGTCGGCATGTCGCTCGACCTCAATGTCGTGGCAGCGAACTGGCGGCTGGTGGCCATCTACGTCGTTGCCTACATGTTGATGAAGGCCCTCGGCATCTATCTCGTCGCCCGCATGCTGAAGACCGGTCATCGCGAGGCCCTCGAACGCGCCGTGTTCATGGCGCAGGGCGGCGAGTTCGCTTTCGTTCTGTATTCGGCGGCGGCGGCGGTCGGCATCATCGACGCCCAGGCCAATGCGACGCTCACGGCAATCGTCATCATCTCCATGGTGCTGACGCCGCTCGCCATCATCGCGCTGCGCTATTTGACGCCGCGTGACGAGCCGTCGCTGGACGGGGTCGACATTGCCGATGGCCTTTCCGGCAGCGTGCTGATCATCGGCTTCGGCCGCTTCGGCCAGATCGCCTCTCAGCCGCTGCTGTTGCGCGGCATCGATGTCTCGATCATCGACAACGAGGTCGAGATGATCCAGGCGGCGGCCGATTTCGGCTTCAAGGTCTACTATGGCGACGGCACGCGGCTGGATATCCTGCACGCAGCCGGCGCCGGGCGGGCGCGCGCGGTGCTGATCTGCGTCGACAAGCCGGAAGCGGCGGTGCGCATCGCGCAGTTGATCAAGGCAGAATTCCCGCTGGTTACGATCCTGGCGCGCGCCTTCGACCGCGGCACCGCCTTGCAGCTGATCCGCGCCGGCGTCGACTACCAGCTGCGCGAGACCTTCGAATCGGCGCTGGTCTTCGGCGGCTCGGCTTTGGAAGCGCTCGGCGTCGACCCGGAAGACGTCGCCGAGGTGATCGAGGATGTCCGCCGTCGCGACACCGCCCGCTTCGAGACGCAGCTGGCCGAAGGCGTGCGCGCCGGACAGCGCTTCCTGAAAGGCAATATCGGTACGCCGATACCGACACCGCTGACGCCGCCGCGCCGCGCCGGCCAGGCGCTCAACGAGGAGACCGCCGGCGTGCTGAGCAAATCCGAGCCCGCGGAGGAATAGAGGGATGGCTGAACTGGACAAGCGGGCGCTCGCCGTCACCGCATTCTGGCGCGAAGCCGGCGAGGATGCCTGGTTCGAGAAGAACGATGCCTTCGACGCGGATTTCCGCAACCGCTTTCTCGACCTGCACTATGCCGCCGCGCGGCGCGAATGCGACGACTGGTCGGAACACGCCGAGGGTTCGCTGGCGCTGATGATCCTGCTCGACCAGTTTCCGCGCAACTGCTTTCGCGGCACCGGCCATATGTATGCGACCGATCCGCTGGCGCGGCATTTCGCCGGCAAGGCGATCGCCGCCGGGCATGACCTGGCGCTCGATGACGACGTTCGCTTCTTCCTCTATCTGCCCTTCGAGCATTCGGAGCTGCTCGTCGACCAGGCGCGCTCGGTGGAGCTCACGTCCACCAGCGCCCAGGCCTATCTCAAATATGCGGTCGAGCACCGCGAGATCATCCAGCGCTTCGGCCGCTTTCCGCACCGCAACCGGATGCTCGGGCGCGAGACGACGCCGGAGGAGCAGGCCTTCCTCGACGGCGGCGGCTTCTCCGGCTGATTTCAGCCGCCGTCTTCCACTTGGCCGTAGGCGATGCCTAGTCTAGGCCAGCCACCAATCGCGGCCCGAGGGCAAGTGTTCGATGCCCGACGTGTCGACGGCGCCGAGGCGCTCCGACACGCTCTTGCCGCCGATGGCAAGCTCGGGCGCGATCTCGGCCAGGGGCGCCAGCACGAAGGCGCGCTCCAGCATGCGCGGATGCGGTACTTCCAGGCCGGTCTCATGGATGACCCGGTCGCCGAAGACCAGGATGTCGATGTCGATCAGCCGCGGCCCCCAGCGCTCCTCACGCACGCGCTTCAGCCGGCGTTCGGCATCAAGGCAAAGATCGAGCAATTCGCGTGGCGTGAGCCCGGTCGTGATCGTGGCGGCGGCATTGAGGAAATCGGGCTGGTCGAGCTTGCCCCAGGGCGGCGTGCGGTAGAGCGAGGAGACCGCGACGACGCTGGTCTTGTCGTCGCCATCCAGAAGGCGGAGCGCAGCCGCCATCGACCTGGCGGGATCGCCGAGATTGCCGCCGAGGCTGAGATAGACCGTGTTATTCTGGCCAGACAACGGTCACCTCGACATGGTCGAGCACGCCGGGCACGGGGGCATTCGGCTTGCGCACGGTAATCTCGGCCTTCTTGATTTGCGGAAAGCGCGCCGTCAGCGCCTTGGCCACTTCCAGCGCCAGCGCCTCGATGAGGAAACGCCGGTGCCCGGTGATGATCTTCTCGATCACCGCGAAGGCGACGCCATAGTTGACGGTATCCTCGATCGAATCCTCGACGAGCGCCCGGCCGGGTTCGACGGTCAGCGCCGCGTCGACGTAAAAACGCTGGCCGAGCGTCTCCTCCTCGTCCAGCACGCCGTGCCGGGCAAAGAAGGCGCAGTTCTTCATGCGGATGACATACATGGCTCAGCGTCCGGACGGGTCGGTTTCACGCGCCAGCATAGCATCGGCGAGCGCCAGCGCATCCACGTTGATTGCGACATCGTGGACGCGAAAAAGATGCGCGCCTTTCAGCCTGAGAATAACACTGGTGGCCGCCGTTCCGGCGCCACGCTCGGCCGCGTCCCGCCCGGTCACCGCGCCGATGAAGCGCTTGCGCGAGGTGCCGGCCATCAACGGGTAGCCCAGCGCATGGAGCTCGGAAAACCGCGCCATCAGATCGAGGTTCTCCTCCGCCGTTTCCTTGGCGAAGCCGAAACCGGGGTCGAGCACGATCTGATCGTCGGCGATGCCGCTGGCCCGTGCGATCTCCAGCGATTTCCGCAGAAAGAAAAACTGGTCGTCGATGACGTCGGGCAGTTTCTGCCTGTCGCGCCCGGTATGCATGATGACGAGGCCGGCGCCGGTTTCGGCGGCGACGCGGGCGATGCCCGGTTCGCGCTGCAGGCCCCAGACATCGTTGACGATATGCGCGCCGGCAGCGACGGCCAGCCTTGCAGTGTCCTCGCGATAGGTGTCGACCGAGATCAGCGCCTCGCCGGCGCTGGCGAGCGCCTCGATGATCGGCAGGATGCGCGCCTGTTCCTCCTCGCCGGTTACCGGGGATGCGCCGGGCCTGGTCGATTCGCCGCCGATATCGATGACCGCAGCACCCTCCTCCACCATGCGGCGCGCCTGGGCGAGCGCTTCGTCGCGCCCGGCGAACAGTCCGCCATCGGAGAAACTGTCCGGCGTGACGTTGAGGATGCCGACCACCACGGCCTTGCTGCCAAGGTCGAGGTGGCGCCCATGCGCCAGCTGCCATTGCCTTGTCGTCATCGTCCGTCAACCATCTTGTGATCCGCTGGAAATCAAATCCGTTGCGCCGAGAGCGGCCGTAACGCAAGGTGGTCGAAGAGGCAACATGATGAAACGATCGCTGACCTGCGCCCTGGTTCTCGCTTTTACCGCCTTGCCGGCGGGCGCAGCCAATCTGGTCAAGACCTACAGCTACTTCGCCATTGGCGGCCGCACGCTGGACGACATCGAGACGCAGCTTTCCAAGCACGGACCGCAGGTGAAAAGCACCGGCTCGCGGCATCCCGGAGCGACGCAGATGGCGTTCACCACCCGCGTCAGCTACGCCGAAAAACCGGGCTCCTGCCGCATCGCCGACGCCATCGTGACCGTCAAGGTCAAGGTCATCCTTCCGGAATGGCGCCGCTCGCGGAAGGCGGATGCCGACGTGAAGCTGTTCTGGGACACGCTGTCGGCCGACATCAAGCGCCATGAGGAGCGCCATGTCGAGATCGCCAAGAACCATGCCAAGCAACTCGAGGACGCGCTGAAGGCGAGCTATCCGCAAAGGACTTGCGCCGAGGCCAAGGCCAAGGCGGCCGAGATCACCGCGGCCGAGCTCGCCGGGCACGACCAGGACCAGGTGCGGTTCGACCGCGTCGAGAGCGTCAACTTCGAAAGCCGCATCCTGCGGTTGCTGCGCTACCGGATCGAGCGCATCGAGAGCGGCCAGCTGCCGCCGGCCTGATTTTCGCCAACAATCGGGCGCCGGTGGCGCAAGCCAATTTCGCCGAAGCGTAGTGCCAGGCGGCAAAAAACTCCGAGCCCGGGTCGAAATCGGCCTATATGGGACGACATATGTCAGGTTCGCAGAGGCGGACCCTGAAAGCACGAGACAACCAATCGACGCGGCGGATGCGTCGGACCGGCCGAGCCGGCCGCCCCACCCCAGGGCGCGCGCAAGCCCACGAAAGAACGAGACCATGGATCAGGCTGTCGACAAGCCGGCGACAATTTCAGCGACGTCGCCGCTGACGGAGAGCGAGAAGAACGCCATCATCGGCGGCGTGCTGTTGTCTATGCTGCTTGCGGCGCTGGACCAGACCATCGTTGCCCCGGCCATGCCGACGATGGCGCGTTTGCTCGGCCATGCCGAATATCTGCCGTGGATCGTCACCGCCTATCTGCTCACCGCAACGGCGATGGCGCCACTTTATGGCAAGATTTCCGATGTTTATGGCCGCAGGCCAACCCTCTACGCCGCTATCCTCATCTTTTTGGCCGGATCGCTGGTCAGCGCCATGGCGCCCAGTATGCTGGTGCTAATCGTCGGGCGCGCTATCCAGGGCGCTGGCGGCGGCGGCTTGTTCGCGCTGGCACAGACGGTGATCGGCGACCTCGTGCCGCCGCGCGAACGGGCGCGTTACGCGGCTTGGATCGCGGGCACCTGGGCTGTCGCCAGCATCGCAGGGCCGCTGCTGGGCGGCACCTTCGCCGAACATCTGCACTGGTCGCTGATCTTCTGGATCAACCTGCCGCTCGGCCTGCTGGCCATGGCGATCATCAACAAGCCGTTGAAGAAGCTGCCGATCGCGGCCAAGCATCATCGTATAGACGGGCTCGGCGCGGTGCTGCTGATCGTGGCCACTGCCCTGCTGCTGCTGGCGCTGAACTGGGGCGGCAGCGCCTACCCGTGGCTGTCGCGCGAAATCCTCGGGCTGCTCGCCTGTTCGGCGGTGATCTGGGCTGCCTTTGCGCTGAGGCTCATGCGCGCTGCCGAACCATTGATCTCGCTCGAGGTGCTCAGCAACCCTATCGTACTGGCCGGCACGCTGTCCCTGTTCCTGCTGCAGGCTGCCAATATCGGCCTGGCGGTCTATCTGCCGGTCTACCTGCAGTCGATCGTCGGGCTCTCGGCCAGTGAATCGGGCATGGCGTTGCTCGGGCTGATGCTTGGCACTGTCGCCGGCGCGACGTTCAGCGGGCGCACGATACCGCGCTTTGTCCATTATAAGCGGATTGCCATGATCGGAGTGAGCTTCGCCATAGTCTGCCTTGGGGTGCTCAGCCTCGTCGCCGGGCATGCCTCCCTCCTGGTCGTTGAAATCCTGACGACCTGTATTGGCCTCGGCAGCGGGACGACGTTTCCGGTCGCCACTGTCTCGGTCCAGAACGCTGTCGATCAGGCGCATCTCGGTGTCGCCACGGGTGTGCTCACCTTCCTTCGCTCATTGGGCAGCGCATTGGGGGTGGCGATACTGGGCGCGGTCGCGCTGGGCTATGGCCTGCCATTGGCCGGCGAAGGCGCGCATTCAGCCGGCGCCGCCGCTTCTGCCGAAGCGTTTACGATGATCTTCCTCGTCGCAGCGGTAATCCTGCTGATGGCGCTTGCCGCGCTCGGACTGATGCCGGAAAAGGCGCTTCGTGGCCATCCCGAGACCGCGACTCCGGTGCTGGCCGAGTAGCAAAGCCTTCAATCGTGGACGCCGAGCTTCTTCTGCAGGCTGGTCGACGAGGTCGTGTACTGGAAGACGATGCGTTCGCCGGGGCTGACGATGCGCTTGGCCGCCTGCGCCATCAAGGCAACCTCGTGGAAACCCGACAGGATCAGCTTCAGCTTGCCGGGATACCAGTTGATGTCGCCGATGGCGAAGATGCCGGGGACCGAGGTCTGGAACTTCTCCGTGTCGACGGGAATCAGGTTCTCATGCAGGTTGAGCCCCCACTCCGCGATCGGCCCGAGCTTCATGGTCAGGCCGAAGAAGGGCAGCATGCGGGTGCATGGCACCTCGACGTCGCCGTCGGGCCCCTTGATGGTCGCCGATGACAGCTGGCCGTCGGCGCCGGTCAGGCCGCTCACCTGCCCGACCTGGAAATTCAGCTCCTTCATCTCCTGCATGGCAAACATCTTGTTGACGCTGTCGGGCGCGGCCCGGAATTCCGGGCGGCGATGCACCAGCGTCACGCTCTTCGCTACCGGTTGCAGGTTCAGCGTCCAATCGAGCGCCGAATCGCCGCCGCCGACGATGACGAGGTCATGGCCGCGGAACTCCTCCATGCGGCGCACGGAATAGAAGACGCTCTTGCCTTCGTACGCCTCGATGCCGGGAATGGGTGGCCGCTTGGGCTGGAACGAGCCGCCGCCGGCGGCGATCACCACCACCTTGGCCTCGAACACCTCGTTCTCGTCCGTGGTGACGCGGAAGCTGCCGTCCTCCAGCTTCTCCAGGCTCGAGACCATGCGGTTGAAGGTGAATTCCGGCTTGAACGGGTGGATCTGCTCAAGCAGCTTGTCGACAAGGCCCTGGGCCGTGATCAACGGCCAGCCGGGAATGTCGTAGATCGGCTTTTCCGGATAGAGCTCGGCACATTGGCCGCCGGGCCGGTCGAGGATGTCGATGAGATGGCACTTCATGTCGAAGAGGCCAAGCTCGAACACGGCGAACAGGCCGACCGGCCCTGCCCCGACGATGAGTACGTCCGTCTTGATCGTGTCGGTCATGCGATGCGCCTCGTTGCCAAACCGCGCGAGACTGCATGAGCATCGGCCCGCTGCCAAGCGGCGGCGGGAAAAATAGCCCGAAAGCGGCGATATCAGCCCTGGCGGGCGGGCACGCGCACGACCAGCCCGTCGAGAGCGTCGCGCACCTTGATCTGGCAGGACAGGCGTGAGTTCGGCTGGACGTCATAGGCGAAATCCAGCATGTCCTCCTCCATCGCCTCCGGCTCGCCGACCTCGGCCGTCCAGCCTTCGTCTACATAGACATGGCAGGTCGCGCAGGCGCAGGCGCCGCCGCACTCGGCCTCGATCCCGGGCACGGCGTTGCGGATCGCGTTCTCCATGACGGTCGAGCCGTTTTCGGCATCCACGTCGAACTGTGTGCCGTCATTGGCAATGAAGGTCAGCTTGGTCATTTATCACCTGAAGGGGAGTTCCAGCCGAGATAATCACTCCGGCGGACAAGTCAACTGCGGCGCGAAAACGCCGCGCCGTGACGTTTTTTCGGAAATTCAGATTGTTGTCCATGCATGTCGTTGTCGCAAAACCGCCGCGCAGTTTTGGGCGACATGCTTTAGCGGCTGATGGCGGCGATGAAATCGCGCACTTCCTCGATCAGGACACCGAGCCGCTTGAGGGTCTTGACGTCTTCGGGCTGGCCCTCGATTGCTGCGGCGCAATCGGCGATTGCAAAGGCCCCCACCGCGCGCGCCGAGCCTTTCAGCCCATGCGCCAGGAGCAGCCTCTCCTTGACGTCTGCGTCGAGGATCTTGTCGTGCACGGCAAGCGCCTGTTGCACGAAGAGCGCCAGCACCTCCTGTTCGAGGGCGCGATCGCCCATAGTCTGGCGCGAAAGATGGGCGAGATCCACAGGTCGTGACCGGGCCGTTCCCGACACGTCGCCGCCGGGCATGGAAAAGGCAATGCCGCTTTCGCCGCGCATGGATATTGCAGCTCCTTAGGTGTCTGACTGCCTGGAAAACTAGGCGAATCCCGTAGCAAACGGGTTAATGACTGGCCTGAAAAAATGTTGACAGGGAGGCGCCGAAATCACGTCTGCGTTAACCCTATATTTAAAGTTTTACGTATCGCCCAGAATGCAGGTTTTCTTTACCCCTGTGTGTCATTACGATACGAGGGTCCATTTTCAGCCTCCTGCGTGGGATAAGACAAGCCAGAATCACGGGCCAAAATCATAAGTCCCTCGGCAGCTAGTACAGGGTAGCGAAGGCATGGCGAAGAAACCAACGACACGAACACTCGACAACGACGTAGCCAAGGAACTCGAACGGGCGCTCGACCTGGATTTGAGTGCGGATGGCGACGGCGGCCTCGATATGGCGGCGTCGATGGAAGACCTGGAAGCGCAGATTTCAGCCGCGGCTGACGAGCTGGCGCGCGAAGGGCGCAGCCAGAAAGAGGAGCCGGCGGCCGTTCAGAATCAGAACATGTGGCCGGCACAGAACACGCAGCCGGCGGCGCAACCCAAGCCGGCCGAGTTGCGTCCGGTTGAAACGCGCAACGGCGCGCAGCCGGCCGGCTTCACCCCGGCCAATGACGACCGCCAGAAGGA
This window encodes:
- a CDS encoding NAD(P)/FAD-dependent oxidoreductase, producing the protein MTDTIKTDVLIVGAGPVGLFAVFELGLFDMKCHLIDILDRPGGQCAELYPEKPIYDIPGWPLITAQGLVDKLLEQIHPFKPEFTFNRMVSSLEKLEDGSFRVTTDENEVFEAKVVVIAAGGGSFQPKRPPIPGIEAYEGKSVFYSVRRMEEFRGHDLVIVGGGDSALDWTLNLQPVAKSVTLVHRRPEFRAAPDSVNKMFAMQEMKELNFQVGQVSGLTGADGQLSSATIKGPDGDVEVPCTRMLPFFGLTMKLGPIAEWGLNLHENLIPVDTEKFQTSVPGIFAIGDINWYPGKLKLILSGFHEVALMAQAAKRIVSPGERIVFQYTTSSTSLQKKLGVHD
- a CDS encoding DUF922 domain-containing Zn-dependent protease, which translates into the protein MMKRSLTCALVLAFTALPAGAANLVKTYSYFAIGGRTLDDIETQLSKHGPQVKSTGSRHPGATQMAFTTRVSYAEKPGSCRIADAIVTVKVKVILPEWRRSRKADADVKLFWDTLSADIKRHEERHVEIAKNHAKQLEDALKASYPQRTCAEAKAKAAEITAAELAGHDQDQVRFDRVESVNFESRILRLLRYRIERIESGQLPPA
- the folP gene encoding dihydropteroate synthase, translating into MTTRQWQLAHGRHLDLGSKAVVVGILNVTPDSFSDGGLFAGRDEALAQARRMVEEGAAVIDIGGESTRPGASPVTGEEEQARILPIIEALASAGEALISVDTYREDTARLAVAAGAHIVNDVWGLQREPGIARVAAETGAGLVIMHTGRDRQKLPDVIDDQFFFLRKSLEIARASGIADDQIVLDPGFGFAKETAEENLDLMARFSELHALGYPLMAGTSRKRFIGAVTGRDAAERGAGTAATSVILRLKGAHLFRVHDVAINVDALALADAMLARETDPSGR
- a CDS encoding DUF924 family protein, producing the protein MAELDKRALAVTAFWREAGEDAWFEKNDAFDADFRNRFLDLHYAAARRECDDWSEHAEGSLALMILLDQFPRNCFRGTGHMYATDPLARHFAGKAIAAGHDLALDDDVRFFLYLPFEHSELLVDQARSVELTSTSAQAYLKYAVEHREIIQRFGRFPHRNRMLGRETTPEEQAFLDGGGFSG
- a CDS encoding 2Fe-2S iron-sulfur cluster-binding protein, giving the protein MTKLTFIANDGTQFDVDAENGSTVMENAIRNAVPGIEAECGGACACATCHVYVDEGWTAEVGEPEAMEEDMLDFAYDVQPNSRLSCQIKVRDALDGLVVRVPARQG
- a CDS encoding MDR family MFS transporter, yielding MDQAVDKPATISATSPLTESEKNAIIGGVLLSMLLAALDQTIVAPAMPTMARLLGHAEYLPWIVTAYLLTATAMAPLYGKISDVYGRRPTLYAAILIFLAGSLVSAMAPSMLVLIVGRAIQGAGGGGLFALAQTVIGDLVPPRERARYAAWIAGTWAVASIAGPLLGGTFAEHLHWSLIFWINLPLGLLAMAIINKPLKKLPIAAKHHRIDGLGAVLLIVATALLLLALNWGGSAYPWLSREILGLLACSAVIWAAFALRLMRAAEPLISLEVLSNPIVLAGTLSLFLLQAANIGLAVYLPVYLQSIVGLSASESGMALLGLMLGTVAGATFSGRTIPRFVHYKRIAMIGVSFAIVCLGVLSLVAGHASLLVVEILTTCIGLGSGTTFPVATVSVQNAVDQAHLGVATGVLTFLRSLGSALGVAILGAVALGYGLPLAGEGAHSAGAAASAEAFTMIFLVAAVILLMALAALGLMPEKALRGHPETATPVLAE
- the folK gene encoding 2-amino-4-hydroxy-6-hydroxymethyldihydropteridine diphosphokinase; the protein is MSGQNNTVYLSLGGNLGDPARSMAAALRLLDGDDKTSVVAVSSLYRTPPWGKLDQPDFLNAAATITTGLTPRELLDLCLDAERRLKRVREERWGPRLIDIDILVFGDRVIHETGLEVPHPRMLERAFVLAPLAEIAPELAIGGKSVSERLGAVDTSGIEHLPSGRDWWLA
- the folB gene encoding dihydroneopterin aldolase — translated: MYVIRMKNCAFFARHGVLDEEETLGQRFYVDAALTVEPGRALVEDSIEDTVNYGVAFAVIEKIITGHRRFLIEALALEVAKALTARFPQIKKAEITVRKPNAPVPGVLDHVEVTVVWPE
- a CDS encoding Hpt domain-containing protein; protein product: MRGESGIAFSMPGGDVSGTARSRPVDLAHLSRQTMGDRALEQEVLALFVQQALAVHDKILDADVKERLLLAHGLKGSARAVGAFAIADCAAAIEGQPEDVKTLKRLGVLIEEVRDFIAAISR
- a CDS encoding monovalent cation:proton antiporter-2 (CPA2) family protein; its protein translation is MAAETSGSDLIQVVALLAAGVVAVPIFKRMGLGSILGYLAAGVVIGPFGLRIFSESEAILHVAELGVVMFLFIIGLEMQPSRLWGLRREIFGLGALQVGVCAALLTSVGLAGGFPVAQSFVAGAGFVLTSTAIVMQLLEERGEIATPKGQRIVSILLLEDLAIVPLLALIAFLAPGGAEMSLSQRLTEVGIGLAAIVGLVVAGRYLLNPFFRILAEARAREVMTAAALLVVLGSALAMQLSGLSMAMGAFLAGVLLSESTFRHQLEADIEPFRGILLGLFFLAVGMSLDLNVVAANWRLVAIYVVAYMLMKALGIYLVARMLKTGHREALERAVFMAQGGEFAFVLYSAAAAVGIIDAQANATLTAIVIISMVLTPLAIIALRYLTPRDEPSLDGVDIADGLSGSVLIIGFGRFGQIASQPLLLRGIDVSIIDNEVEMIQAAADFGFKVYYGDGTRLDILHAAGAGRARAVLICVDKPEAAVRIAQLIKAEFPLVTILARAFDRGTALQLIRAGVDYQLRETFESALVFGGSALEALGVDPEDVAEVIEDVRRRDTARFETQLAEGVRAGQRFLKGNIGTPIPTPLTPPRRAGQALNEETAGVLSKSEPAEE